In one window of uncultured Acetobacteroides sp. DNA:
- a CDS encoding lysophospholipid acyltransferase family protein: MYFYVNPGWTVKSEGMENIDTSKPYIIISNHQSALDIPFSAFIRTQFNWVSKFEVLYVPIIGWLMWLCRDIPIKRGQSRSARMMIHQVASKVAHRRSVLLYPEGTRSRDGQVKHFKEGAFVVAKANKIGILPVVIEGTFDAMPRGQFGFRLRQNFKMKVLPEFTYQQMENLSPRQVAQQLEDIIRKEHMLLAPDKYSKS; this comes from the coding sequence ATGTACTTTTACGTTAACCCAGGGTGGACAGTAAAGTCTGAAGGAATGGAAAACATCGATACAAGTAAGCCCTACATCATTATCTCTAACCACCAGTCTGCTCTTGACATTCCCTTTTCTGCCTTCATTCGTACGCAGTTTAATTGGGTGTCGAAGTTCGAGGTGCTTTACGTTCCCATTATTGGATGGCTGATGTGGTTATGCCGCGATATTCCAATTAAGCGAGGCCAGTCGAGAAGTGCGCGTATGATGATTCATCAGGTTGCCAGTAAGGTGGCGCATCGCAGGTCGGTGCTCCTCTATCCCGAAGGCACTCGCTCGCGTGATGGGCAGGTGAAGCACTTTAAGGAAGGAGCCTTTGTAGTGGCTAAGGCAAATAAGATAGGTATTCTTCCTGTTGTAATAGAGGGAACCTTTGATGCTATGCCTCGTGGTCAGTTTGGGTTTAGGCTAAGGCAGAATTTTAAGATGAAGGTTTTGCCAGAGTTTACCTACCAGCAAATGGAGAACTTGTCACCCCGTCAGGTTGCCCAGCAGCTCGAAGATATTATTCGTAAGGAGCATATGCTCCTTGCTCCAGATAAGTATAGCAAGTCGTAA
- a CDS encoding DUF1904 family protein, producing the protein MPLLRFKSVDQQKLIKISTELIDDLVEIVGSPRDYFSLEHIDAAFIVDGVVVKTNPLVEVAWFARTQEVQDKVAQCITKHLIKVGYLSVDVYFVKLKRERYYENGEHF; encoded by the coding sequence ATGCCTTTGCTCAGATTTAAATCGGTAGACCAGCAGAAGCTAATCAAGATCAGTACCGAGTTAATTGATGATCTTGTAGAAATTGTTGGTTCGCCCCGCGACTACTTCAGCCTTGAGCACATCGATGCTGCCTTTATTGTGGATGGTGTCGTTGTAAAGACAAATCCACTTGTTGAGGTGGCCTGGTTTGCCCGCACCCAAGAGGTGCAGGATAAGGTGGCTCAGTGTATTACCAAGCACCTGATAAAGGTCGGATACCTATCGGTAGATGTTTATTTCGTGAAGCTAAAGCGTGAACGCTACTACGAGAACGGAGAACATTTTTAA
- a CDS encoding DNA topoisomerase IV subunit B, with the protein MTAIYSEDSIQTLDWKEHIRRRPGMYIGKLGDGSSPDDGIYILLKEVLDNSIDEFAMGFGKRISIKIEDKTVTVRDYGRGIPLGKLADVASKMNTGAKYDSKAFVKSVGLNGVGIKAVNALSIDFRIQAFREGQCREILFSKGEIVSDSGVVADEQGRSNGTQVSYLADESVFGKYSFNLDFVESMIKNYIYLNTGLTLELNGTPYVSKNGLLDLLNDNISDEPLYAPIHLKGEDLELAITHGTSYGEDYYTFVNGQNTTQGGTHLIAFKEAYVKTIREFYKKDFDAADIRNSLVAAISIRVIEPVFESQTKTKLGSKDIGPNGPSVRNFIVDFVKERLDNYLHKNPEAADALQKKILESEKDRKAISGIQKLAKERAKKANLHNRKLRDCRLHNGDKDPRSENSTLFITEGDSASGSITKSRDVNTQAVFSLRGKPLNSYGLTKKIVYENEEFNLLQAALNIEEDVDNVRYNRVVVATDADVDGMHIRLLLITFFLQFFPDLIRRGHLFILQTPLFRVRNKKQTFYCYSEEERLSAIEKVGANPEITRFKGLGEISPDEFRNFIGEDIRLDPVRLTKEDSVHDLLQFYMGKNTPERQEFIIGNLRFEEDVVEDIEKMEHLGEVLEEIELLADSIDEIKAREGVLE; encoded by the coding sequence ATGACTGCAATCTATTCTGAAGATAGTATTCAAACACTCGACTGGAAAGAGCACATTCGTCGACGTCCAGGTATGTACATCGGTAAGCTGGGTGATGGTTCATCGCCCGATGATGGCATATACATCCTGCTAAAGGAGGTTCTTGACAACTCGATTGACGAGTTTGCCATGGGCTTTGGTAAACGAATTTCCATTAAAATAGAGGATAAGACGGTTACCGTTCGCGACTACGGTCGTGGTATTCCGCTCGGGAAGTTGGCCGATGTGGCTTCGAAGATGAATACCGGTGCGAAGTACGACTCGAAGGCTTTCGTTAAGTCGGTAGGTCTAAACGGTGTCGGTATTAAGGCGGTTAATGCGCTCTCTATCGACTTTAGGATTCAGGCTTTCCGAGAGGGGCAGTGTCGCGAAATTCTCTTTTCGAAAGGAGAAATAGTAAGCGACAGCGGCGTGGTTGCCGATGAACAGGGTCGATCGAACGGTACGCAGGTGAGCTACCTAGCCGATGAATCGGTATTTGGGAAGTACTCCTTTAATCTCGACTTTGTTGAGTCTATGATAAAGAACTACATCTACCTGAATACCGGACTTACATTAGAGTTGAATGGGACACCTTACGTTTCTAAGAACGGATTGCTCGATTTGCTCAACGATAACATTTCGGATGAGCCTTTGTATGCACCAATTCACCTAAAGGGCGAAGACCTTGAGTTGGCGATTACCCACGGTACATCGTATGGCGAGGATTACTACACCTTCGTAAACGGTCAGAATACTACGCAAGGTGGAACGCACCTGATTGCCTTTAAGGAGGCGTACGTTAAAACCATCCGCGAGTTCTACAAAAAGGATTTTGATGCGGCCGATATTCGTAACTCGCTTGTAGCGGCCATCAGCATTAGGGTAATTGAGCCCGTGTTCGAGTCGCAAACTAAGACGAAGTTGGGCTCTAAGGATATTGGACCTAATGGACCATCGGTGCGCAACTTTATTGTTGACTTTGTTAAGGAGAGGTTGGATAACTACCTTCATAAGAATCCCGAAGCTGCCGATGCGCTGCAAAAGAAGATTCTTGAATCGGAAAAGGACCGTAAGGCTATTTCGGGTATTCAGAAGCTGGCTAAGGAGCGCGCCAAAAAGGCCAACCTTCACAACCGCAAGTTGCGCGACTGCCGCCTTCATAATGGCGATAAGGATCCACGCTCGGAGAACAGCACCCTATTTATTACCGAGGGTGATTCGGCGAGCGGTTCCATCACCAAAAGTCGTGATGTTAATACCCAAGCGGTGTTCAGCCTTAGGGGTAAACCGCTCAACTCGTATGGGCTTACCAAAAAGATTGTGTACGAGAACGAAGAGTTTAACCTGCTTCAGGCGGCGCTGAATATAGAGGAGGATGTTGATAACGTTCGCTACAATAGGGTGGTGGTGGCAACCGATGCCGATGTCGATGGTATGCACATCCGCCTGCTGCTTATTACCTTCTTTCTGCAGTTTTTCCCCGACCTAATCCGCCGCGGGCATCTCTTTATCCTTCAAACGCCACTCTTCCGCGTGCGCAACAAGAAGCAAACCTTCTACTGCTACAGCGAGGAGGAGCGCCTTTCTGCAATAGAAAAGGTTGGGGCTAATCCCGAGATCACCCGATTTAAAGGTCTTGGTGAGATTTCGCCCGACGAGTTCCGCAACTTCATCGGCGAGGATATCCGTCTCGACCCTGTTCGCCTTACCAAGGAAGACTCCGTGCACGACCTACTGCAGTTCTACATGGGCAAGAATACCCCCGAGCGTCAGGAGTTCATCATCGGAAACCTCCGATTTGAAGAGGATGTTGTTGAGGATATCGAGAAGATGGAGCACTTGGGTGAGGTGCTTGAGGAAATCGAGCTGCTTGCCGACAGCATTGACGAGATTAAGGCGCGCGAGGGCGTGCTCGAATAG
- a CDS encoding DNA gyrase/topoisomerase IV subunit A, producing the protein MSEELDDRIELEGDSVQSSSAEEKAHYQKLMGETKKYRLSGMYKDWFLDYASYVILERAVPHIEDGFKPVQRRILHAMKKMDDGRYNKVANIIGFTMQFHPHGDASIGDALVQLGQKDLLIDCQGNWGNILTGDSSAAPRYIEARLTKFAGDVVFNAKTTEWMASYDGRNQEPVTLPVKFPLLLAQGVEGIAVGLASKILPHNFIELIDASIAHLRGEDFELYPDFPTAGMIDVSRYNDGLRGGAVKVRSKITKFDKKTLVITEVPFGKTTSSLIESIIKANDKGKIKIKKVDDNTARDVEIVIHLANDVSPDITIDALYAFTDCEVSISPNACTIMGKRPYFVGVKEMLRRSTERTKELLRMELDIRLRELEEGWHMSSLEKIFIENRIYNSIEECETWEAVIETIDRGLDPFKPMLRREVTTDDIVKLTEIKIKRISKFDTKKADEYIRGMETEMDEVKNHLDHLVDYTIAYFENIRKKYGKGRERKTEIRSFDVIQAAQVVVANEKLYVDRKEGFFGTNLKKEEFVCECSDIDDVIVFLRDGKYVITKVTDKGFVGKDIIHIAIFKKNDSRTIYNIVYRDGKNGPIYMKRCAITGITRDKEYDMTKGTAGSSILYMSANPNGEAEVLKVYFKPRPRLKKLIVDLNFSELAIKGRSSMGNIFTRYAIHKVVLKEKGVSTLGGQNIWFDDTIRRLNAEGRGMHLGEFLSDDKILVIAKNGSYTTTSYELTNRYEDEIIRIEKFDPEKVFSITYYDGEQKFFYVKRCTLEASDRSSELVGEHRASYIVEVNDDDYPQLEVTFGGANASRPAELIDVDEFIGVKSAKAKGKRVTTYEVGKLEFIEPLDKAPEPEEEELEDGEDGPIDLSLDPEDYSNAQQMNLGL; encoded by the coding sequence ATGAGCGAAGAGCTTGACGACCGCATAGAGCTAGAGGGCGACTCTGTACAATCCTCTAGTGCCGAGGAGAAGGCCCACTACCAAAAGCTGATGGGCGAGACAAAGAAGTATCGGCTGTCGGGGATGTACAAGGACTGGTTTCTCGACTACGCCTCGTACGTTATCCTAGAGCGTGCCGTGCCGCACATCGAAGATGGTTTTAAACCCGTACAGCGCCGTATCCTGCATGCCATGAAGAAGATGGATGATGGCCGCTACAACAAGGTGGCGAACATCATTGGCTTTACCATGCAGTTTCACCCTCATGGCGATGCCTCTATTGGCGATGCGCTGGTGCAGCTTGGGCAGAAGGATCTGCTGATTGACTGTCAGGGTAACTGGGGTAACATTTTAACTGGCGACAGCTCGGCTGCACCCCGTTATATTGAGGCGCGCCTTACCAAGTTTGCCGGCGATGTGGTGTTCAATGCCAAGACTACCGAGTGGATGGCCTCGTACGACGGCCGTAACCAAGAGCCGGTAACGCTTCCCGTTAAGTTCCCGTTGCTGCTTGCACAGGGCGTTGAGGGTATTGCCGTAGGCTTGGCCTCCAAAATACTTCCCCACAACTTTATTGAGCTTATCGATGCCTCCATCGCCCATCTCCGCGGCGAGGACTTTGAGCTCTACCCCGACTTCCCAACGGCAGGGATGATTGACGTGTCGCGATACAACGATGGGCTACGTGGCGGTGCCGTTAAGGTTCGCTCCAAGATAACCAAGTTCGACAAGAAGACGCTGGTGATTACCGAAGTGCCATTCGGCAAGACCACCTCATCGCTCATCGAGTCCATCATTAAGGCCAACGATAAGGGTAAAATCAAGATAAAGAAGGTTGACGATAACACCGCCCGCGATGTGGAGATTGTCATCCACCTAGCCAACGACGTTAGCCCCGACATCACCATCGATGCGCTGTACGCGTTTACCGACTGCGAGGTGTCCATATCGCCCAATGCTTGCACCATCATGGGCAAGCGCCCCTACTTTGTAGGGGTAAAGGAGATGCTACGCCGATCGACGGAGCGTACCAAGGAGCTGCTGCGCATGGAGCTCGACATCCGTTTGCGCGAGCTGGAGGAGGGGTGGCACATGTCATCGCTCGAAAAGATATTCATCGAAAACCGCATCTACAACTCCATCGAGGAGTGCGAAACGTGGGAGGCGGTCATCGAAACTATCGACCGGGGGCTCGATCCGTTTAAGCCGATGTTGCGTCGCGAGGTGACCACCGACGATATCGTTAAGCTTACCGAAATCAAGATCAAGCGCATCTCGAAGTTCGACACCAAGAAGGCCGACGAGTACATTCGCGGCATGGAAACCGAGATGGACGAGGTGAAGAACCACCTCGATCACCTGGTGGACTACACCATTGCCTACTTCGAGAACATCCGCAAGAAGTACGGCAAGGGACGCGAGCGCAAGACCGAGATCCGCAGCTTCGACGTGATACAGGCGGCCCAGGTGGTGGTGGCCAACGAGAAGCTGTACGTCGACCGTAAGGAGGGCTTCTTCGGCACCAACCTCAAGAAGGAGGAGTTCGTGTGCGAGTGCTCGGACATCGACGACGTTATCGTCTTCCTGCGCGACGGCAAGTACGTCATCACCAAGGTTACCGACAAGGGTTTTGTGGGCAAGGACATCATCCACATCGCCATATTCAAGAAAAACGACAGCCGTACCATCTACAATATTGTTTACCGGGATGGGAAGAACGGCCCGATATACATGAAGCGCTGCGCCATTACGGGCATCACGCGCGACAAGGAGTACGATATGACCAAGGGAACGGCCGGCTCCAGCATCCTCTACATGAGCGCCAACCCCAACGGCGAGGCCGAGGTGCTGAAGGTGTACTTCAAGCCGCGCCCCAGGCTCAAGAAGCTCATTGTGGACCTCAACTTCTCGGAGCTGGCCATCAAGGGGCGCTCGTCGATGGGGAACATCTTTACCCGCTACGCCATCCACAAGGTGGTGCTCAAGGAGAAGGGCGTGTCGACGCTCGGCGGCCAGAACATCTGGTTCGACGACACCATCCGCCGCCTGAACGCCGAGGGGCGAGGAATGCACCTGGGCGAGTTCCTATCCGACGATAAGATTTTGGTGATTGCCAAGAACGGCAGCTACACCACCACCTCCTACGAACTCACCAACCGCTACGAGGACGAGATCATCCGAATCGAGAAGTTCGACCCCGAAAAGGTGTTCTCCATCACCTACTACGACGGCGAGCAGAAGTTCTTCTACGTGAAGCGCTGCACCTTGGAGGCCAGCGATCGGTCGTCGGAGCTGGTAGGCGAGCACCGGGCGTCGTACATCGTGGAGGTGAACGACGACGACTACCCCCAGCTGGAGGTTACCTTCGGCGGCGCCAACGCCAGCCGTCCGGCCGAGCTCATCGACGTGGACGAGTTCATCGGCGTAAAGAGCGCCAAGGCCAAGGGCAAGCGCGTTACCACCTACGAGGTAGGCAAGCTCGAGTTCATCGAGCCGCTGGATAAGGCGCCCGAACCCGAGGAGGAGGAGTTGGAGGATGGCGAGGATGGGCCAATCGACCTATCGCTCGATCCCGAAGACTACAGCAACGCCCAGCAGATGAACTTAGGACTGTAA
- a CDS encoding DUF6261 family protein: MIKGCYYQKMHINEKGCFAAEVTTAVAPFAECSLALQAHLKAVEEQLARFQRSLEKLSLADISSQVKADDGERDHGLANLRDYALLCAKRKDPSWAQGGQLIVNTFRKVGWDMGKAAYADETNQVDTLLALLSTEPELVQAVAAIQAHDWVEQIEEAQRRFRQHSAMRIDKVAAEEAKSCTTTEARRLGSAISKLFRLIESEVEFYNRAELAELVTRLNKIIEGYTTLQKQRAARTNHPKPDDSNLPPAP, encoded by the coding sequence ATGATAAAAGGATGCTACTACCAAAAGATGCACATCAACGAGAAGGGGTGCTTTGCCGCCGAGGTGACTACGGCGGTGGCGCCGTTTGCGGAGTGCTCGCTGGCGCTACAGGCCCACCTGAAGGCCGTTGAGGAGCAGCTGGCGAGGTTCCAGAGGTCGCTCGAGAAGCTCAGCCTAGCCGACATCAGCAGCCAGGTAAAGGCGGACGACGGCGAGCGCGACCATGGGCTGGCCAACCTCCGCGACTACGCGCTGCTCTGCGCCAAGCGCAAAGATCCCAGCTGGGCGCAGGGCGGCCAGCTAATCGTGAACACCTTCCGCAAGGTGGGCTGGGACATGGGCAAGGCCGCCTACGCCGACGAAACCAACCAAGTAGATACGCTGCTGGCGCTGCTGAGCACCGAACCAGAGCTGGTGCAGGCGGTGGCCGCCATCCAGGCGCACGACTGGGTGGAGCAGATCGAGGAGGCGCAGCGGCGGTTCCGGCAGCACTCGGCCATGCGCATCGACAAGGTGGCCGCAGAGGAAGCCAAGAGCTGCACCACCACCGAGGCGCGCCGCCTAGGAAGCGCCATCAGCAAGCTCTTCCGCCTCATCGAAAGCGAGGTGGAGTTCTACAACCGGGCGGAGCTGGCCGAGCTGGTGACTCGGCTCAACAAGATCATCGAGGGGTACACCACCCTCCAGAAGCAGCGCGCCGCCCGCACCAACCACCCCAAGCCCGACGATAGCAACTTGCCGCCAGCACCCTAG